The following proteins come from a genomic window of Megalobrama amblycephala isolate DHTTF-2021 linkage group LG1, ASM1881202v1, whole genome shotgun sequence:
- the LOC125263158 gene encoding putative nuclease HARBI1, protein MTPFMNPRNAAQERYNNALTHTRSIVERTIRQLKRRFHCLHSELRIEPSRACKIIVACVVLFNMSKMYSAFEEVDELEEEGQEAEEVHEANHLQQDFQQAGFAVRDAIVNAFFN, encoded by the exons ATGACGCCCTTCATGAATCCCCGTAATGCTGCACAG GAAAGATACAACAACGCTTTGACACACACAAGGTCTATAGTTGAAAGGACGATCAGACAGCTTAAGCGCAGATTTCACTGTCTCCATAGCGAGCTGCGCATTGAGCCGTCAAGAGCTTGCAAAATTATTGTGGCCTGTGTGGTTCTTTTCAACATGTCAAAGATGTATTCTGCCTTCGAAGAGGTGGATGAACTCGAAGAAGAGGGACAAGAAGCAGAAGAGGTTCATGAAGCAAATCATCTGCAACAAGATTTCCAGCAGGCTGGATTTGCTGTCAGAGATGCCATTGTGAATGCGTTCTTTAATTAG
- the LOC125263154 gene encoding myb/SANT-like DNA-binding domain-containing protein 4 produces MNTTEKEMDKENKKRKPNWTEEEKCILLDEYGKRKAILKSKLNPNVTATKKYKQWEEITDTINARNLGVKRTVQEIIKKYENISVMAKKELSVHKRESNKTGGGPPPPELSDSTKMVQDIIGADSPVLAGITGGLESEAEPEEQHNTELSQQSQTQLQHRQSASTPNQAAAKKTLATREEVLELQKEVLQLQKNKLQLEIEKIKKEKENQDLYNFILNNKLLQLQSEGKVTITSVDK; encoded by the exons ATGAATACAACCGAAAAAGAAATGGATAAGgaaaacaaaaagagaaagCCAAATTGGACAGAGGAGGAGAAGTGTATACTTCTCGACGAATATGGGAAAAGGAAAGCGATTTTAAAAAGCAAACTTAATCCCAATGTAACTGCTACCAAAAAATATAAACAGTGGGAGGAAATAACCGATACAATTAACGCACGTAATCTAGGTGTAAAAAGGACTGTTCAGGAAATAATTAAGAAATACGAAAACATCTCTGTGATGGCAAAAAAAGAATTAAGCGTTCACAAGAGGGAGTCCAATAAAACTG GTGGAGGACCACCGCCCCCTGAATTGTCAGACTCTACTAAAATGGTCCAAGACATCATTGGGGCGGACTCACCTGTCCTGGCTGGCATCACAGGAGGTTTAGAGAGTGAAGCTGAACCAGAGGAACAGCATAACACGGA ACTTTCCCAGCAATCCCAAACGCAGCTCCAACACCGACAAAGCGCCAGTACGCCAAACCAGGCAGCAGCCAA AAAAACGCTTGCTACCAGAGAAGAAGTGCTGGAACTGCAGAAGGAAGTCCTGCAACTACAGAAAAACAAATTGCAGCTGGAGAtcgaaaaaataaaaaaggagaaGGAAAATCAAGATCTGtacaactttattctcaacaataAGCTTCTACAGCTACAGAGCGAAGGAAAAGTAACAATCACGTCAGttgacaaataa